One window of the Nicotiana tabacum cultivar K326 chromosome 4, ASM71507v2, whole genome shotgun sequence genome contains the following:
- the LOC107765410 gene encoding uncharacterized protein LOC107765410 isoform X4: protein MVATRRSGSLPSTVKRSSSSSDDSSSKRQKVDNNNAESSEKPKSSLPPPTENPKELASTDPPEFDAVTPQATSGDGETTAKIDDAPAVSVVAPTTAGATPAIVDKPRSSMSLRKQNQGSETTSPWCWLMSEYPQNPTIHVSATNFLVGSSKNAHLHIKHQTVSATLCSLRLTQHEGNWVAVLESRGKGSVQVNGKTIKKNTSCILNSGDGLAFGLVGNHAYIFQQLPYELGVKSPPSDVRTSAGKLLRVEKRAGDASAVAGASILASLSSLRQEPSRLKPTSQILEERDWTRDALPASATGVSLRCAVFKEEIHAAIVDGQQLEVSFDSFPYYLSENTKNVLIASSYIHLKHKEQVKYTSELPTINPRILLSGPAGSEIYQEMLAKALAQYYGAKLLIFDSHSFLGGLSAKEAELLKEGCSSHKMSTNSKQIPGESDWPNGNGSSSGQAANTNTLTDPLGLEAQPKMESGNVTSLAGTSKNTLFRTGDRVRFIGASSGGYSASIRGPAFGTRGKVVLPFEDNPSSKIGVKFDKPISDGVNLGGLCDEGHGFFCKASDLRLEATGVDDLDKLLISTLFEVVFNESRNSPFILFMKDAEKSMAGSSESYSTFKSRLEKLPANIVVIGSHAHTDNRKEKSHPGGLLFTKFGSNQTALLDLAFPDSFGKLHDRGKEVTKTTKLLTKLFPNKVTIHMPQDEALLSAWKQQLDRDADTLKMKGNLNSLRTVLNRNGLDCDGLDTLCIKDQTFSVESAEKVVGWALSHHLMQNLDADPDVRLVLSPVSIQYGLEILQAMQNESKSLKKSLKDIVTENEFEKRLLADVIPPSDIGVTFDDIGALENVKDTLKELVMLPLQRPELFCKGQLTKPCKGILLFGPPGTGKTMLAKAVATEAGANFINISMSSITSKWFGEGEKYVKAVFSLASKIAPSVVFVDEVDSMLGRRENPGEHEAMRKMKNEFMVNWDGLRTKDTERVLVLAATNRPYDLDEAVIRRLPRRLMVNLPDAPNRAKILKVILAKEDLAPDVGLDAVASLTDGYSGSDLKNLCVTAAYRPIREILEKEKKEHDAALAEGRPTPTPCGSTDIRPLNMDDFKNAHERVCASVSSESINMTELLQWNELYGEGGSRRKKSLSYFM from the exons ATGGTTGCGACGAGACGAAGTGGATCTCTGCCGTCCACTGTTAAACGGTCGTCGTCCTCCTCAGACGATTCTTCCTCCAAACGCCAAAAG GTAGATAATAATAATGCGGAGTCGTCGGAGAAACCGAAGTCGTCTCTTCCACCACCGACGGAGAATCCCAAGGAGTTAGCCTCTACTGACCCGCCGGAATTCGACGCCGTTACTCCTCAGGCTACTTCCGGCGACGGTGAGACCACCGCCAAGATTGATGATGCACCTGCCGTATCCGTTGTCGCACCTACAACAGCAG GGGCAACACCTGCTATAGTTGATAAGCCCAGGAGTTCCATGAGTTTGAGGAAGCAGAATCAAGGTTCTGAAACGACGTCACCTTGGTGTTGGCTTATGTCAGAGTATCCACAG AACCCAACTATACATGTTTCGGCTACGAATTTCTTGGTTGGTTCTAGCAAAAACGCTCATTTGCATATCAAGCACCAAACAGTTAGTGCAACCTTATGTTCATTAAGGCTTACACAG CATGAAGGAAATTGGGTTGCTGTGCTCGAGAGCAGGGGCAAAGGATCTGTGCAAGTTAATGGAAAAACAATAAAGAAGAATACTAGTTGCATTCTCAATTCGGGTGATGGGCTTGCTTTTGGTCTTGTGGGAAATCATGCTTAT ATATTTCAGCAGCTTCCATATGAGCTTGGAGTTAAGTCGCCTCCTTCAGATGTTAGGACCAGTGCAGGTAAATTGCTGCGCGTTGAAAAGAGAGCAGGAGATGCTTCAGCTGTAGCTGGTGCTTCCATTTTGGCATCGCTTTCAAGCCTGCGGCAAGAACCGTCGCGCTTGAAACCTACGTCTCAG ATACTGGAGGAAAGAGACTGGACCAGAGATGCGCTGCCAGCTTCCGCAACAGGGGTGTCTCTAAGATGTGCAGTATTTAAAGAAGAGATTCATGCTGCAATAGTTGATGGACAACAGCTAGAAGTTTCATTTGATAGCTTTCCATATTACTTAAG TGAGAACACAAAAAATGTGCTGATTGCGTCTTCATATATACACCTGAAGCATAAAGAACAAGTAAAATATACATCTGAGCTACCTACTATCAACCCAAGAATTCTGCTCTCAGGTCCTGCAG GATCTGAGATATATCAGGAGATGCTGGCGAAGGCACTTGCTCAGTATTATGGAGCTAAATTGCTTATATTTGATAGCCATTCCTTTTTGGGT GGTCTATCTGCGAAGGAGGCTGAATTACTAAAAGAGGGATGCAGTTCACATAAGATGTCCACAAACTCCAAGCAGATTCCTGGAGAATCCGATTGGCCTAACGGCAACGGGTCGTCATCTGGTCAAGCAGCTAATACTAACACTCTGACTGATCCTTTGGGTTTGGAAGCACAACCAAAGATGGAGAGTGGCAATGTAACCTCTTTAGCCGGAACATCGAAGAATACCTTGTTTAGGACAG GTGATAGAGTGAGATTCATTGGTGCTTCTAGTGGTGGGTACTCAGCCTCCATCAG GGGCCCAGCTTTTGGGACTCGAGGGAAGGTTGTGTTGCCTTTTGAAGATAATCCATCATCAAAAATTGGTGTAAAGTTCGATAAGCCTATATCAGACGGGGTTAACCTTGGGGGTCTTTGTGATGAAGGTCATGGATTCTTTTGCAAAG cCAGTGATTTGCGCTTGGAAGCCACAGGTGTTGATGATCTGGACAAGTTACTCATAAGCACATTGTTTGAG GTTGTATTCAACGAAAGCAGAAATTCCcccttcattttatttatgaaagATGCTGAGAAATCTATGGCAGGAAGTTCAGAATCATATTCAACTTTCAAAAGTCGGCTTGAAAAGCTTCCTGCTAATATCGTTGTTATAGGATCTCATGCTCATACAGATAACCGTAAGGAAAAG TCACATCCTGGGGGATTGCTCTTCACCAAATTTGGCAGCAATCAAACTGCCTTGCTCGATTTGGCTTTCCCG GATAGTTTTGGGAAGTTGCATGACAGGGGGAAGGAAGTGACCAAGACAACTAAACTTCTGACGAAGCTTTTCCCCAACAAAGTGACCATTCACATGCCACAG GATGAAGCGCTTTTATCTGCTTGGAAGCAACAGTTGGATCGAGAtgctgataccctaaaaatgaaaggaaatttgaatagcttgcGAACA GTTCTTAATCGGAATGGATTGGACTGTGATGGACTTGACACTTTGTGCATTAAAGACCAGACTTTTTCTGTTGAAA GTGCGGAGAAGGTGGTTGGATGGGCCTTGAGCCATCATTTGATGCAGAACCTTGATGCAGATCCTGACGTTAGGCTTGTTTTGTCTCCTGTGAG CATTCAGTATGGGTTGGAAATTCTACAAGCTATGCAAAATGAAAGCAAAAGCTTGAAGAAGTCACTTAAG GATATTGTGACGGAGAATGAATTTGAGAAGAGACTTCTAGCAGATGTTATTCCCCCCAGTGATATTGGAGTAACATTTGATGATATTGGTGCACTTGAAAATGTCAAGGATACATTAAAAGAGCTGGTCATGCTTCCTTTACAAAGACCTGAACTTTTCTGCAAGGGTCAACTAACCAAG CCATGCAAGGGAATCCTCTTATTTGGACCACCTGGAACAGGGAAAACCATGCTCGCGAAAGCTGTTGCGACTGAAGCGGGTGCAAACTTTATCAATATTTCGATGTCAAGTATCACTTCAAAG TGGTTTGGCGAGGGCGAGAAATATGTGAAAGCTGTCTTCTCCCTGGCTAGTAAAATTGCTCCAAGTGTTGTCTTTGTTGATGAA GTTGATAGCATGCTTGGACGACGGGAAAATCCAGGAGAACATGAGGCCATgcgtaaaatgaaaaatgaattcATGGTGAATTGGGATGGTTTACGCACAAAAGATACTGAGCGTGTGTTGGTACTTGCAGCAACAAACAGACCATATGACCTTGATGAGGCTGTCATAAGGAGACTGCCGCGTAG GCTGATGGTCAATTTACCAGATGCTCCAAATAGAGCGAAAATTCTAAAAGTGATACTTGCAAAAGAAGACTTGGCTCCAGATGTTGGTCTGGATGCTGTGGCAAGTTTAACCGATGGATATTCCGGAAGTGACCTTAAG AATCTGTGTGTTACAGCTGCATATCGACCAATTAgggaaatcctagaaaaagaaaaaaag GAACATGATGCAGCTTTGGCAGAAGGTAGACCTACGCCAACACCATGCGGCAGTACAGACATTCGGCCTTTGAATATGGACGACTTTAAAAATGCTCATGAGCGG GTATGTGCAAGTGTTTCATCAGAATCCATAAATATGACGGAGCTTCTTCAGTGGAATGAACTGTATGGAGAAGGGGGCTCTAGAAGAAAGAAGTCGTTGAGTTATTTCATGTAA